In the Pseudonocardia cypriaca genome, one interval contains:
- a CDS encoding lanthionine synthetase C family protein, translating to MTALPLAVSPDLRRRAIAVATEVADRLRSPEPVATTALRARRPAGHPGWDPSSLLLGHPGVAVLHATMSVADPSWAMATHAHLAAAASGAGADLVPAAVLHGSVHGGYPKLLRTLAHALAEASEQQVEAQVRRAAQDGPWLAVSDYDVVSGLTGKGRLLLALGDDRSSDALHSTLRHLVACTLPVTAHGASVPGWWCRGDDPAELPHGYLDAGLAHGVAGPLALMALAHDRGHRVEGMPEAMRTVADWLLRRAVADEHGLLWPSRVSFAQETGAEPVAPDAVKAAWCYGVAGVARALHLAGIALGDPQLCATAVQALRGAVLRPWSDAHLVGPTVCHGAAGLLQVVLRVTERDPDPVLQGAAGLLAQRVLYDFDRTAPFGFRHGHRTRSGRVVGVDEPGLLQGAAGVALVLATFAHHPGTIGPDVWDAPLLLS from the coding sequence ATGACGGCGCTCCCGCTCGCCGTATCGCCGGACCTGCGCCGCCGCGCCATCGCCGTGGCCACGGAGGTGGCCGACCGGCTCCGCTCCCCAGAGCCGGTCGCCACCACCGCCCTCCGCGCCAGGCGCCCGGCGGGGCACCCCGGCTGGGACCCGTCCTCGCTGCTGCTCGGGCACCCCGGCGTCGCCGTCCTGCACGCGACGATGTCGGTCGCCGACCCGTCGTGGGCGATGGCCACCCACGCGCACCTGGCCGCCGCCGCGAGCGGGGCGGGCGCCGACCTGGTGCCCGCGGCCGTGCTGCACGGAAGCGTCCACGGTGGCTACCCCAAGCTCCTGCGCACCCTCGCCCACGCGCTGGCCGAGGCCAGCGAGCAGCAGGTCGAGGCGCAGGTCCGGCGGGCCGCGCAGGACGGCCCATGGCTCGCCGTCTCCGACTACGACGTGGTGAGCGGGCTCACCGGCAAGGGCAGGCTGCTGCTGGCACTCGGCGACGACCGCAGCTCGGATGCGCTCCACAGCACGCTGCGCCACCTCGTCGCGTGCACCCTCCCGGTGACCGCACACGGAGCGTCCGTGCCGGGCTGGTGGTGCCGCGGCGACGACCCCGCCGAGCTCCCGCACGGGTACCTGGACGCCGGCCTCGCCCACGGCGTCGCAGGGCCGCTTGCGCTGATGGCGCTGGCCCACGACCGGGGGCACCGGGTGGAGGGGATGCCCGAGGCGATGCGCACCGTCGCCGACTGGCTGCTGCGCCGGGCCGTGGCCGACGAGCACGGCCTGCTGTGGCCGTCCCGCGTCTCGTTCGCGCAGGAGACGGGGGCCGAGCCGGTCGCCCCGGACGCGGTGAAGGCGGCCTGGTGCTACGGCGTCGCGGGCGTCGCGCGCGCCCTGCACCTGGCCGGCATCGCGCTCGGCGACCCGCAGCTGTGCGCGACGGCGGTGCAGGCGCTTCGGGGAGCGGTGCTGCGCCCGTGGTCGGATGCGCACCTCGTCGGGCCGACCGTCTGCCACGGGGCCGCCGGACTCCTGCAGGTCGTGCTGCGGGTCACCGAACGCGATCCCGACCCGGTGCTGCAGGGCGCGGCCGGCCTGCTCGCGCAGCGCGTGCTCTACGACTTCGACCGGACCGCGCCGTTCGGCTTCCGGCACGGGCACCGCACCCGCTCCGGACGCGTGGTCGGCGTCGACGAGCCGGGGCTGCTCCAGGGCGCGGCGGGGGTCGCGCTCGTGCTGGCGACGTTCGCCCACCACCCCGGAACCATCGGTCCGGACGTCTGGGATGCGCCGCTGCTGCTGTCCTAG
- a CDS encoding NUDIX hydrolase translates to MTAPRVMEPTAADVLAAGAVLWRPGRHGVELALVHRPKYDDWSFPKGKLDAGETMPFAAVREIAEETGQESRLGPLLGDVRYAVPEGGKLVRYWAAEARGGEFTPGEETDELRWLDPASAAELLSYPHDLDILQRFTHVGPPVSVIALVRHGKAGSRSQWDGEDAARPLSGSGQEQAWQLDGLLGLFGPDRVVTAPPVRCRDTVVPLAHRLGLAIDEDPSLGEDGYWADPAAALARFRALTDVPGVVVACSQGGVIPHLVGTLAAAAGLRELDPDDVPAKKGSTWLLTFGPDATLRTADYYEHPTGD, encoded by the coding sequence GTGACCGCGCCGCGGGTGATGGAGCCGACCGCCGCTGACGTACTGGCGGCCGGGGCCGTCCTGTGGCGTCCCGGCCGACACGGGGTCGAGCTCGCGCTCGTGCACCGCCCGAAGTACGACGACTGGTCGTTCCCCAAGGGCAAGCTCGACGCGGGCGAGACGATGCCCTTCGCCGCCGTACGGGAGATCGCCGAGGAGACCGGCCAGGAGTCGCGGCTCGGCCCGCTGCTCGGCGACGTCCGCTACGCCGTGCCCGAAGGCGGCAAGCTGGTGCGGTACTGGGCCGCCGAGGCGCGGGGCGGGGAGTTCACGCCGGGCGAGGAGACGGACGAGCTGCGCTGGCTGGACCCCGCGTCCGCGGCCGAGCTGCTGTCCTACCCCCACGACCTCGACATCCTGCAGCGGTTCACGCACGTCGGCCCGCCGGTCTCGGTGATCGCGCTCGTCCGGCACGGGAAGGCCGGCAGCCGCAGCCAGTGGGACGGCGAGGACGCGGCGCGCCCGCTCTCCGGCTCCGGCCAGGAGCAGGCGTGGCAGCTCGACGGGCTGCTCGGGCTGTTCGGCCCCGACCGCGTCGTCACGGCGCCTCCGGTGCGCTGCCGCGACACGGTGGTGCCGCTCGCCCACCGGCTCGGCCTGGCGATCGACGAGGATCCGTCGCTCGGCGAGGACGGCTACTGGGCGGATCCCGCCGCCGCCCTCGCCCGCTTCCGCGCGCTGACCGACGTCCCCGGCGTCGTCGTGGCGTGCAGCCAGGGCGGCGTGATCCCGCACCTGGTCGGCACCCTCGCGGCAGCCGCCGGCCTGCGTGAGTTGGACCCCGACGACGTCCCGGCGAAGAAGGGCAGCACCTGGCTGCTCACGTTCGGCCCCGACGCCACGCTCCGCACCGCCGACTACTACGAGCACCCCACGGGCGACTAG
- a CDS encoding RNA degradosome polyphosphate kinase: protein MADDTRKTQTNGSDEVSSARRSRTGRSAPRPSTRRVSPAGSSTANGVAATATREQPGPAAPPTGARTANSPAAAAVPVSPPARTRAPVSELPDDRYFNRELSWLDFNARVLALAEDPSQPLLERAKFLAIFASNLDEFYMVRVAGLKRRDETGLAVRSADGLSPREQLARISTRTQAIQEAHARVFLDHVRPELEAEGIHILRWTDLTDDQHARLSAYFSAQVFPVLTPLAVDPAHPFPYISGLSLNLAVTVRDPDGRTERFARVKVPNNVPRLVRVDTEDDTITFLPIEDLISAHLGELFTGVEVAEVHAFRVTRNADLEVEEDRDEDLLQSLERELARRRFGPPVRLEVTDTMSDHVLELLLRELDVDPHDVVTVPGLLDLTALWAVHAVDRPDIKDDPFVPATHPAFADRETPRSVFATLREGDVLVHHPYDSFSTSVQRFIEQAASDPNVLAIKQTLYRTSGDSPIVDALIDAAAAGKQVVALVEIKARFDEQANIRWARELEKAGVHVVYGLVGLKTHCKTSLVVRQEGSTIRRYCHVGTGNYNPKTARLYEDLGVLTADPTIGADLADLFNSLTGYSRQTSYRSLLVAPYGVRRGIVRRIEDEIEAKREGREAGIRIKVNSLVDEQVIDALYRASQAGVPVDIVVRGICALRPGRPGLSENIHVRSILGRFLEHSRVFHFAAAGEYWIGSADMMHRNLDRRVEVLLRVADPRLAEKLGEMFDSCLDPATRCWTLHADGPWEPSPPPGAGVSHVRDHQAEMMLRHAVVSATEAE from the coding sequence GTGGCTGACGACACGCGCAAGACGCAGACGAACGGCTCGGACGAGGTGAGCAGCGCCCGGCGGAGCCGCACGGGGCGCAGCGCCCCCCGGCCGTCCACGCGGCGGGTCAGCCCAGCGGGCAGTTCCACCGCCAACGGGGTGGCCGCCACGGCGACGCGCGAGCAGCCCGGCCCGGCGGCGCCGCCCACCGGCGCCCGCACGGCGAACTCGCCTGCGGCCGCCGCGGTGCCGGTCAGCCCGCCCGCCCGCACGCGCGCGCCGGTCTCCGAGCTCCCCGACGACCGCTACTTCAACCGCGAGCTGTCCTGGCTGGACTTCAACGCGAGGGTGCTCGCCCTCGCCGAGGACCCGAGCCAGCCGCTGCTGGAACGGGCGAAGTTCCTGGCGATCTTCGCGTCGAACCTCGACGAGTTCTACATGGTCCGGGTGGCGGGGCTGAAGCGCCGCGACGAGACCGGCCTCGCCGTCCGCAGCGCCGACGGCCTCTCCCCCCGCGAGCAGCTGGCCCGGATCTCGACGCGCACGCAGGCGATCCAGGAGGCGCACGCCCGCGTGTTCCTCGACCACGTCCGGCCCGAGCTGGAGGCGGAGGGCATCCACATCCTGCGCTGGACGGACCTGACCGACGACCAGCACGCCCGCCTGTCGGCGTACTTCTCCGCGCAGGTGTTCCCCGTGCTCACGCCGCTGGCGGTCGACCCGGCCCACCCGTTCCCGTACATCTCAGGGCTCTCGCTGAACCTCGCCGTCACCGTCCGCGACCCGGACGGGCGCACCGAGCGGTTCGCGCGCGTCAAGGTGCCCAACAACGTGCCGCGGCTCGTCCGCGTCGACACCGAAGACGACACCATCACGTTCCTGCCGATCGAGGACCTGATCTCCGCCCACCTCGGCGAGCTGTTCACCGGCGTCGAGGTGGCCGAGGTGCACGCGTTCCGGGTCACCCGCAACGCCGACCTCGAGGTGGAGGAGGACCGCGACGAGGACCTCCTCCAGTCGCTCGAGCGCGAGCTCGCCCGGCGCCGGTTCGGCCCGCCGGTGCGGCTCGAGGTCACCGACACGATGAGCGACCACGTGCTGGAGCTGCTCCTGCGCGAGCTCGACGTCGACCCGCACGACGTCGTCACGGTGCCGGGGCTGCTCGACCTCACCGCGCTGTGGGCCGTGCACGCCGTCGACCGCCCGGACATCAAGGACGACCCGTTCGTGCCGGCCACGCACCCCGCGTTCGCCGACCGGGAGACCCCGCGCAGCGTCTTCGCCACCCTGCGCGAGGGCGACGTGCTCGTGCACCACCCGTACGACTCCTTCTCGACCAGCGTGCAGCGGTTCATCGAGCAGGCGGCGTCCGACCCGAACGTCCTGGCGATCAAGCAGACGCTCTACCGCACGTCCGGCGACTCGCCGATCGTCGACGCGCTCATCGACGCCGCCGCGGCCGGCAAGCAGGTCGTCGCCCTGGTGGAGATCAAGGCGCGGTTCGACGAGCAGGCCAACATCCGCTGGGCCCGCGAGCTGGAGAAGGCGGGCGTGCACGTCGTCTACGGGCTGGTGGGTCTGAAGACCCACTGCAAGACCTCGCTCGTGGTGCGCCAGGAGGGCTCCACGATCCGTCGCTACTGCCACGTCGGCACCGGCAACTACAACCCGAAGACCGCCCGGCTCTACGAGGACCTGGGCGTGCTCACCGCAGACCCGACGATCGGCGCCGACCTCGCCGACCTGTTCAACTCGCTCACCGGCTACTCGCGCCAGACCTCCTACCGCAGCCTGCTCGTCGCGCCGTACGGGGTGCGCCGCGGCATCGTGCGCCGCATCGAGGACGAGATCGAGGCCAAGCGGGAGGGCCGCGAGGCCGGCATCCGCATCAAGGTCAACTCGCTCGTCGACGAGCAGGTGATCGACGCGCTGTACCGGGCCTCGCAGGCGGGGGTGCCGGTCGACATCGTCGTGCGGGGCATCTGCGCGCTGCGGCCCGGCCGGCCGGGGCTCTCGGAGAACATCCACGTCCGCTCGATCCTCGGCCGCTTCCTCGAGCACTCCCGCGTCTTCCACTTCGCCGCGGCCGGCGAGTACTGGATCGGCAGCGCGGACATGATGCACCGCAACCTCGACCGCCGGGTCGAGGTGCTGCTGCGGGTGGCCGACCCGCGCCTGGCCGAGAAGCTCGGCGAGATGTTCGACTCCTGCCTCGACCCGGCCACCCGCTGCTGGACCCTGCACGCCGACGGCCCGTGGGAGCCGTCGCCGCCGCCCGGCGCAGGTGTCTCCCACGTGCGCGACCACCAGGCCGAGATGATGCTCCGCCACGCCGTCGTCTCGGCGACGGAGGCGGAGTGA
- the cofC gene encoding 2-phospho-L-lactate guanylyltransferase, whose translation MTSIDRATVDLIVPVKPLTKAKSRLRGAADGGVGEPRAHARLAMALLRDTVDAVRAAHAVRRLLVVSSDPVVAAELGVFGIEVTPDGPVPGLNQAYERGAAVLREQDPAAAVGALQADLPALRPEELDEAVGAALALFAAGARRAFVPDAEGTGTTFLLAAPGTALDPRFGPGSAREHERSGAHPLGGSWPGLRRDVDTAADLREATAMGVGKHTSCALALIPGC comes from the coding sequence GTGACCTCGATCGACCGGGCGACCGTGGACCTCATCGTCCCCGTCAAGCCGCTCACCAAGGCGAAGTCCCGGCTCCGCGGTGCCGCCGACGGTGGCGTCGGCGAGCCGCGCGCCCACGCCCGGCTGGCGATGGCGCTCCTGCGCGACACGGTCGACGCGGTACGCGCCGCCCACGCCGTCCGCCGGCTGCTGGTGGTCAGCTCGGACCCGGTGGTGGCCGCTGAGCTGGGCGTGTTCGGCATCGAGGTGACGCCGGACGGCCCCGTGCCCGGTCTCAACCAGGCGTACGAGCGCGGCGCCGCGGTGCTGCGCGAGCAGGACCCCGCCGCTGCCGTCGGTGCGCTGCAGGCCGACCTGCCGGCCCTGCGACCCGAGGAGCTCGACGAGGCTGTCGGAGCCGCACTGGCGCTCTTCGCGGCCGGTGCGCGACGCGCTTTCGTGCCCGACGCCGAGGGCACCGGCACCACGTTCCTGCTCGCCGCTCCCGGCACCGCCCTCGACCCGAGGTTCGGGCCGGGTTCCGCCCGTGAGCACGAGAGGTCCGGCGCCCACCCGCTCGGCGGATCGTGGCCCGGCCTGCGCCGCGACGTCGACACCGCGGCCGACCTGCGAGAGGCCACCGCCATGGGAGTGGGGAAGCACACAAGCTGCGCGCTCGCCCTGATCCCGGGCTGCTGA
- a CDS encoding lysophospholipid acyltransferase family protein: MVRRERGGFWIAFCAVFFYPISWLVARSRFEGGEHVPPSGGALMVANHVSHLDPIFSGLVVHKARRVPRFLAKHSLWRAPVLGWALAGSGQIPVYRESADAQQSLRDGTRALQEGKVVVIYPEGTITRDPDGWPMQSRTGVARLALSADVPVVPFVHWGTREVLDGYNKKFRPLPRKPIIVRCGEPVDLSAYRDRPVDAVLLREVTDLIMTRVRDLLAEVRGEPAPEEFYRRTAS, translated from the coding sequence GTGGTCAGGCGAGAGAGAGGCGGGTTCTGGATCGCGTTCTGCGCGGTCTTCTTCTACCCGATCAGCTGGCTGGTGGCCCGCTCCCGGTTCGAGGGCGGGGAACACGTACCACCGAGCGGCGGCGCGTTGATGGTCGCGAACCACGTCTCCCACCTCGACCCGATCTTCAGCGGGCTCGTGGTGCACAAGGCCCGCCGGGTGCCGCGGTTCCTCGCCAAGCACAGCCTCTGGCGCGCGCCGGTCCTCGGTTGGGCGCTCGCCGGGAGCGGGCAGATCCCGGTCTACCGGGAGTCGGCCGACGCGCAGCAGAGCCTGCGGGACGGCACGCGCGCGCTCCAGGAGGGCAAGGTCGTGGTGATCTACCCCGAGGGCACGATCACCCGCGATCCCGACGGCTGGCCGATGCAGTCGCGCACCGGCGTCGCCCGGCTGGCGCTGTCGGCGGACGTGCCGGTGGTGCCCTTCGTCCACTGGGGCACGCGCGAGGTGCTGGACGGGTACAACAAGAAGTTCCGGCCGCTGCCGCGCAAGCCCATCATCGTGCGGTGCGGGGAGCCGGTCGACCTCTCCGCCTACCGCGACCGCCCGGTCGACGCCGTGCTCCTGCGCGAGGTCACCGACCTGATCATGACGAGGGTGCGCGACCTGCTCGCCGAGGTGCGCGGCGAGCCGGCCCCCGAGGAGTTCTACCGGAGGACGGCCTCGTGA
- a CDS encoding NAD(P)H-dependent glycerol-3-phosphate dehydrogenase — MTAPVRRVAVLGAGSWGTTFAKVMADAGRDVRLWARRPEVAAAVNERHANPDYLPGIALPALLTATSDPAEALEGADAVVLAVPSQTLRANLASWRDLLPPGCTLVSLAKGVELGTLLRMSEVICEVAGVPAEQVAVVSGPNLAREIAAEEPTATVIACADHDRAVALQHACTTGYFRSYTNTDVVGCELGGAGKNVIALACGIAAGMGFGDNTRASLITRGLAETARLGTALGADPLTFAGLAGLGDLVATCSSPLSRNRTFGEHLGRGESLAQAEAANHGQVAEGVKSCKSICALGDRLGVELPIADAVRRVCHEGLSAAEMGKELISRAPRPESE, encoded by the coding sequence GTGACGGCTCCGGTGCGGCGCGTCGCCGTGCTCGGTGCCGGCTCGTGGGGCACCACGTTCGCGAAGGTGATGGCCGATGCCGGGCGTGACGTCCGGCTGTGGGCGCGCCGTCCCGAGGTGGCCGCCGCGGTGAACGAGCGGCACGCCAACCCCGACTACCTGCCCGGGATCGCCCTGCCGGCGCTGCTGACGGCCACCTCCGACCCGGCGGAGGCCCTCGAAGGGGCCGACGCGGTCGTACTGGCCGTGCCGTCGCAGACGCTGCGGGCCAACCTCGCGAGCTGGCGCGACCTGCTGCCGCCGGGATGCACCCTGGTGAGCCTCGCAAAGGGCGTCGAGCTGGGCACGTTGCTGCGGATGAGCGAGGTGATCTGCGAGGTCGCAGGCGTGCCTGCCGAGCAGGTGGCGGTGGTGTCCGGGCCGAACCTCGCCAGGGAGATCGCGGCCGAGGAACCGACCGCCACCGTGATCGCCTGCGCCGACCACGACCGGGCGGTCGCGCTGCAGCACGCGTGCACCACCGGCTACTTCCGCTCCTACACCAACACCGACGTCGTCGGCTGCGAGCTCGGCGGCGCCGGCAAGAACGTCATCGCGCTGGCGTGCGGCATCGCCGCTGGGATGGGCTTCGGCGACAACACCAGGGCGTCGCTGATCACCCGCGGCCTCGCCGAGACCGCCCGCCTCGGCACGGCGCTCGGCGCCGACCCGCTGACCTTCGCCGGCCTCGCCGGGCTCGGCGACCTCGTGGCCACCTGCTCCTCCCCGCTGTCGCGCAACCGGACCTTCGGCGAGCACCTCGGCCGCGGCGAGTCCCTCGCCCAGGCAGAGGCCGCCAACCACGGGCAGGTGGCGGAGGGCGTGAAGTCGTGCAAGTCGATCTGCGCGCTCGGCGACCGCCTCGGCGTCGAGCTGCCGATCGCCGACGCCGTGCGCCGGGTGTGCCACGAGGGCCTCTCGGCGGCGGAGATGGGCAAGGAGCTGATCAGCCGGGCGCCGCGGCCGGAGTCGGAGTAA